The genomic window ACTTTTTAACGAAAAAAGGAAGCGATCTGAGTTCCCCACACTAGCAACCTGAAGTAGCAACCTGAAGCGAATCAGACGCGCCTGACATTGAGTCAAAGGCAAAGCTCAGCGCCTCGCAACATGCCATCGATTTCCATGACAGAAGGGAGGGTTTTGCCTAGCAGCAACAACCACATCTGAAGAGCCCATGAGACCTTCTAGTGCTCCACCTCATACATGTGCTAAAGCTGTCAACTAGGTAAAAGAAAATCTGATGTTACAAGATAATTAagagaaggagaggagtttgatgaCCCAAGAAAGAAATAGTGCTAGTCACGTGGATCTATGCAAAACACTTAAATGAAAGAAACTGGTCTATGCATGAAAAAAATTAGTTACTAAACAATTAAAGAAAGCAACACAAAGCTAAACACCTTCGCGTTGAAGAGAGGCCCTCTTCGGCGCAACAAACTGCACCAGGGAGACCTTTTTATCATCTTTACAGACGTGATTCAGCTCTTGTGTTGCCAGGCTTGTGGGACATGAGTGCAAACATCCTCTGAACAATGACACCATTGTGAAGAGGCATTGGACAAATATCACTACACATGCTGGATGTGCTCTTTCGCCGTTGAAACTGTCCAATATAGGAGAATCATATGGTGCTCTTTGGCCGTTGAAACTATTCAACAGAGGAGGATCAAATTATCGCTGCGTCTTCTgaaacagacccccccccccccccttctcacATCCAAACAGGATTGGATACCGAGGCAGCTAAATTGCTAATGGACAGATCATCGAAGCAACAGCTGAGAAAATATTGAAGCTGAGATAATATCTAGGCACAATTTATTATTAAACCAGAGCATAGGAACGCTCATTTCAGTAAAAGATGAGACAGGATCGCAAGCACAAGCCTGAACATTCAACACGAGGAGACATCACAAGAACACACACTCGTACAGGCACACATCGGGGGGCACACACCTCGGCTTATTTCGCGACGAACGAGCACCAGCAATTAAGATCATGGCTTCATCAGCGCTGCGACCTTCTGGACGGACGGCCTCGCCAGCAGGTCAGTCCACCAGGCCTTCACATGCGGGTACGCGTCGAACAGAGACGCATAGGGTGTAGCCGCCAAGCACAGGGTGACAGACACATGGTTAAGGTCCGCAAGACTGAGGAAGTCTCCAGCCAGGTACTTGGACTTGCTCAGGTGCGCCTCGTACACCGCCAGCACGTTCTTGATCTTAACAAGGTTGTCGTCGATGACCTTCTGGTCAGTGGCTCCCCCAAGCATTGGATGGATAAGGCACTCGAAGAGAATGGGGCTCAGAGCGGCAGTGTACTGATGGGCCTCCACCTCGAGCCACACATCCACCATTGCTGACTCCTTGATGTCGCCCTCCTTCAACAGCTCTGGCTTGTTCTTGCGGCACGCGTACTTGCAAATAGCACGTGATTCTAATACAAAGAGAACAAGAAAGTAGAACCAGAGTTATGAGGATTCTAAAGGATGGTACTGTTTTATCCCATTTCAATAAATTGGTCTAAAACTAGTAAAATGATCATTTCTAAACTTGATTAGATTTCAAATTAGAACTCATAAAAATAGACTATATGATTGCTTGGGAAACCTTACCATAACTCATGTGTTTGACTTCCGACTAAGCTTGTGGTTGGTAGCTATATAATTATTACTTCATCTTCAAACATACGAGGGTAGTAGATGAAAACTCCAAAAAGGTATAACTCATAATATAATGCCAGGCGGCAGCTAACAATTAACATTGTTTTTTACTCATGTCATCACATACTGATATGTGAAGAACACCTTCAAAGGATTATCATTAATCCAAATGAAACTGTTCCTTTGTTTCTAGTAAAGACTCAGGTACCATTAGCTTTGTTATACTACAAGGCAACAACATTAACAGCAAAACAAACAACCACAGCAACAGTAATGTAAAAGCATCATGACCCTTTATAGTTCTGTTTATGAGAGGTAGAAAAGAGAGAAcatctcaagaggtagcatcatACCGAAGACGTATAAGTCACCATCCTGCAAAGCTGGCACCTGGCCGAAGGGCTGCAGAGAACAACACGAGGAAAATGAGTTTTATCATATGTCAAAAGATCAAATCTCTAAAAACAGAAACCACATGTCATAATTACTATCACACTAAGATTAGGTGGTCAAACAAAATATGACTTATGCATGTTTTTGTGTAGTCTCCATGAGATGCTGCTGTAGTGGCTGCGCAACAAAAAAATGCGACAGGGCTTAATAGGTGGTACTGAATGCAGGCTACATCTTGTTCTGCTTTATGTTTTGCTGTCAATTTTCTGAGCATTTGCGGGTTGCTTGGGACTCCTGGGTTAATGTTGTAAGATAGTTTGCTGAACGCCTCATCCTGGAAGAGAACATGCTTCTTGCAAACCGTAACCCCCACCCTATTATTACCACACCTTCCCTACCACCAAGCAAATCTAATGGATGTATGGCGTGTATTGATAAGAAAGAAGTCAAAGGATAGGAATGACCAACCTATAAGACCTACAAAAAAAATCTCTAATCGAACTAGCAGAGGATTAAAGGGCACATCCAGATCCAAGTTTTTTACAGTTAATCCAAACCATTGTATTTAGTACTACCAGGTTTAGGGGGGGAGATCTCTTGGTACAAAGTGACACAATTTGTAACATAACAGGGTGGGTGGTGGCGTCGGTGCTGGGTGCAGGAAGTGCTTCAGATTTGCTCACACTGTATACTGCTTGAGCTTGGGATTTGCTGCAAGATTAATCTGTCAAGGTACCTACGAACTAGCAAAGCACTACCACCGTGTTAGTAACACATATAGAACAAATTCCTACACCGAATCCAAATCTTTGTATTTACGAGGTTTAGGAGAAGACGTAAACTAACACACTTGATACAGTGAAGTAGGTGGCCGGTGGCGTGGGAAGTGTGGATGTGGGGAAAGTATGACTTTATCCACACTGCAAGTGGCCTAAAGTCAAGTGACTAAAAAGATTGGGTAGCAGCAGAGGCATTAATTAAGGTCACCACGCGGTCCACGCCCAAATGGCCCGCCGATCTGAGACGAGCTGCGGAAAAACTCATACTACCGTATACTCGAATGATTTCTAAATATCGAACCCCAGTCTCGAATCGTGatactttttttttgaaattcgaATCGTGATGCTAGATTATACGAGAGCGACAGCTACATCTCTCCGCCCCCCGCTAAAACAAACAGCGATAGAGGCATGGAAGCGAGTCCTCGCCGGGAGTTGACTGAGTTTTGTTCCGCCGATCGCAGCACGAGGACCGAACGAATCGACATCACCCTCGTGAAATTAGAGGCAAGCACACGGCACAGGGCCGAACTATCGACGCGGATGGGAAATTCAAGGGGAGGGGAGGGCGGCGGTTAGAGCATGGCACGTACGTTCCTGGCGAGGTGGTCGGGGCTCTTGTGCTCGCCGGTGCCGAAGTTGATGGGTACGATCTCGTACTCGACGCCggcctcctccagcgccgccacgcACCTGGTGACGTTCCACGACAGGGTCGCGCCGTACAGCTTCACCGGAGCCATCTCTTCTCACTCCTCACTCTGGAACGCACTCGAACCTTTTTTCTCTCTTCTTCTCGGTAGGTAAAGCCGCTGCGGATGGGATGGGATGTGTGCAGTCTCCACGCTCGGGGTCTCGGCTAAATAGGCGACGGAGGGTTTGCTCCCTTCCAACGGAGCAGGTGCGGTGCAGCCgtggagtgggagagggagagggagagggagcgggTAGGTGAGGTGAGGTGGAAGGTGCGGCTGGTCAATGGCCCCCGCGCCTCTAGGTGCTTCCGTTTCTTCAACCATTTCGAGTATTCTGTTTCTGTGATATTCTTTTAGGATTGGTTTTCACTTTTCAGCGACCAACCGACCGACGCAAGTGATGACGCTCGGTAGTGCGCCAACGGCGCATCGAGATCCGCGCATCTCCTTTCTCCGGCACTTTTCGTTTCGATGATTGATTGATTAAGTTTTAGCTTCTTCGGAtgaagcttggttagccatacatTACTCCGCTGCTGAGGGGCCGAAAATTAAGTTTGTTTCGGACAATCACCGCTTGGTTTGCTTCCTTTTTCTCTATGGGACGCTTTTTTTTTCCGATGCGCGTTCTTTTTTTTTTTAAAACACAGCACAATTGAAGATGTTTATATACATATCACTATGAACACACGTACACACATTCTACACGCACACCCCATAGTCGACAGCAACATCTTCTTTCATTGAACGAAATCGTTCGGATTGGCTGCAAAACCCATGCCCAAGCCCCACGTAAGGCTTGAACGAGGTGGTGGTTTATAGCATCTCTAGCAAATCCCGTATAGGCTTGTCAACCCTTAAAATCCCGGCCGATTCACATGATTCGGGAAAAATTCAGCCTGAGCAAATTCTGTAAAAAAGGCCCGACCCATAAAATCATGATGTCTCCGCTTTATTTACAGGATCCAGGCCGACTTAGGATTTCTATCCTGTAAATCCCGAACCCTCCTTCCCCGCAATCTCTTTGTCTCCGAcgccaactctctctctctctctctctctctctctctccctctctccctctctctctctccctctttcttcAGCGTTTTTCGCACGTACAACCACCCTTCAACCGCCTCGACATCGCGGCCGTAGTGGTCGAGGGGGCTACGGCGGTTCACCTCCGCACAAAAGCGAGCCCGCCATGATGACAAGGCTGGGAGCTCACCATCCCATCCCCCCTCCCCCTCGGTGGAGGAGTGGCACAACGTGAAGGCGAGGGAGTGTGGCGCCCTCTCCCGCAGCGGTGGCTGGAGGAGTGGAgggatttgttggggaacgttgcagaaaacaaaaaaaattctactcgtttcaccaagatcatctaggagttcatctagcaacgagtga from Triticum aestivum cultivar Chinese Spring chromosome 3B, IWGSC CS RefSeq v2.1, whole genome shotgun sequence includes these protein-coding regions:
- the LOC543001 gene encoding glutathione S-transferase 1; the encoded protein is MAPVKLYGATLSWNVTRCVAALEEAGVEYEIVPINFGTGEHKSPDHLARNPFGQVPALQDGDLYVFESRAICKYACRKNKPELLKEGDIKESAMVDVWLEVEAHQYTAALSPILFECLIHPMLGGATDQKVIDDNLVKIKNVLAVYEAHLSKSKYLAGDFLSLADLNHVSVTLCLAATPYASLFDAYPHVKAWWTDLLARPSVQKVAALMKP